From one Pseudanabaena sp. FACHB-2040 genomic stretch:
- a CDS encoding class I SAM-dependent methyltransferase — translation MSDRLLTWEEAVRWLKAQPDRQALVQHCYYDDPLQAAAERFSRSQEWQALAQLLKAHLPGEVLDLGAGRGISSYAFAKAGYSVTALEPDPSNLVGVGAIRSLIESSHLPIQIVQNYGEALPFEDGTFNVVYGRAVLHHAQALKQLCQESARVLKPGGMFIATREHVLSKKSDLQQFLDAHPLHFLYGGENAYLLSEYKTAIQAAGLKLRRTMGPLDNVINYSPMTRAEFQTEVATALSRHVGKYLGSWLANQQIVQQGYGRYRSLRSHTPGRLYSFLAVKP, via the coding sequence ATGAGCGATAGATTACTCACTTGGGAAGAAGCCGTTCGGTGGCTTAAAGCGCAACCCGATAGACAGGCCCTTGTGCAGCATTGCTATTATGATGACCCTTTACAGGCGGCAGCAGAGCGCTTCAGCCGTAGTCAAGAGTGGCAGGCACTGGCTCAACTACTAAAGGCTCACCTTCCCGGCGAAGTTCTGGATTTAGGCGCAGGCAGAGGAATTTCTAGCTACGCCTTTGCTAAAGCTGGCTACTCTGTTACGGCCCTAGAGCCTGATCCCAGCAATTTAGTCGGCGTAGGCGCTATTCGATCTCTGATTGAGAGCAGCCATTTACCTATTCAGATCGTTCAAAACTACGGAGAGGCTTTGCCCTTTGAGGACGGTACATTTAATGTTGTTTATGGGCGAGCTGTTTTACATCATGCCCAAGCACTCAAACAGCTTTGCCAAGAGAGCGCTAGAGTCCTTAAACCGGGAGGCATGTTCATCGCCACCCGTGAGCATGTGCTTTCAAAGAAGAGTGATTTGCAGCAGTTTTTAGATGCTCACCCCCTACACTTTCTTTATGGTGGTGAGAATGCTTACTTACTAAGTGAGTATAAAACCGCCATTCAGGCTGCAGGGCTAAAGCTACGTAGGACAATGGGGCCTCTAGACAACGTCATTAACTACAGCCCTATGACGAGAGCTGAATTTCAAACGGAAGTTGCCACTGCTCTTAGCCGTCATGTAGGCAAGTATTTAGGCAGTTGGCTTGCTAATCAGCAGATTGTGCAGCAGGGCTATGGGAGATACCGCTCTTTGCGATCTCACACCCCCGGACGGCTCTACTCGTTTCTGGCCGTAAAGCCATGA
- a CDS encoding NAD-dependent epimerase/dehydratase family protein: MTCETQSVLVTGVAGFIGRYVSRYFSQQGWAVIGIDNSPPENAPLANLAAYQPLHLPDEALKDLIRQYQPQVLIHCAGRASVGLSVADPVADFHGNTVLTLDVLNALRLYAPDCRFIFLSSAAVYGNPESLPIRESQLPAPLSPYGFHKLQGEQLCLEFHKIYGLPTASVRIFSAYGPGLRRQVMWDICHKATIQRKVYLQGTGQESRDFIHALDIARALMLIAVAAPMQGEAYNLATGREVTILELSSLLLEALEYSGLPEFDGVVPVGNPLNWQADISKLQALSFMPSVGLEQGVKIFATWCRAELIGV, from the coding sequence ATGACTTGCGAGACCCAAAGCGTCCTCGTTACGGGCGTAGCAGGCTTTATTGGCCGCTACGTTAGCCGCTACTTTTCTCAGCAGGGCTGGGCCGTCATCGGTATTGACAACTCGCCTCCAGAGAACGCGCCCCTGGCTAATCTCGCAGCCTACCAGCCTTTACACCTGCCCGATGAGGCACTCAAAGACCTGATTCGGCAGTATCAACCCCAGGTTCTAATTCACTGCGCAGGCAGAGCCTCCGTCGGTCTTTCGGTTGCCGATCCCGTTGCCGATTTTCACGGCAATACCGTCTTGACCCTTGATGTGCTCAATGCGCTTCGCCTGTACGCCCCTGACTGTCGGTTTATTTTCCTATCTAGCGCAGCAGTCTACGGCAATCCAGAGTCCCTGCCAATTAGAGAAAGCCAATTGCCCGCTCCCCTGTCGCCCTACGGCTTTCATAAGCTTCAGGGGGAACAGCTCTGCCTAGAATTTCATAAAATTTACGGCCTGCCCACTGCCAGCGTGCGCATTTTTTCTGCCTACGGCCCCGGTCTGCGCCGCCAGGTCATGTGGGACATTTGTCACAAGGCCACCATCCAAAGAAAAGTATACCTTCAAGGAACGGGACAGGAAAGCCGCGATTTTATTCACGCCCTAGACATTGCCAGAGCTTTAATGCTAATTGCCGTCGCCGCCCCCATGCAGGGTGAGGCTTACAACTTGGCGACGGGGCGAGAAGTCACGATTCTGGAGCTGTCTTCTCTACTACTTGAGGCCCTTGAGTACAGCGGCTTACCGGAGTTTGATGGCGTTGTTCCGGTAGGCAACCCTCTCAACTGGCAGGCCGACATCTCGAAACTTCAGGCCTTAAGCTTTATGCCGTCTGTCGGGCTAGAGCAGGGCGTCAAAATTTTTGCTACCTGGTGCCGAGCGGAGTTAATTGGCGTATGA
- a CDS encoding glycosyltransferase, whose amino-acid sequence MNHPFRIGLIYQGGRNWIGGSMYVKNIILALASLPDQVKSTFDICLLYNDALDAATRQELEPHISQFYDLEQEVKPITLKNRLIWKFEKEVFRQPNPPFNPVMKKGKIDFLYPTSAPTREPFALRSCPWIPDFQHKYLPHLFSEAEIERRDREHSAIARHSTRVVLSSKAAESDFKKFFPTSQTRTEVLQFRTSPASSWFSAHPEEIQKKYCLPERFFLFSGQFWQHKNHLVVLEALQELRSQGIQPTVVCTGHIYDDRKPEYLDLILQKIHTYGLSQQFLVLGLISRSDQIQLMRRSIAVLQPSLFEGWSTVVEDARCLGKPMILSDFPVHVEQNPLGCVFFGRSNFMELANILAKGWQTLSSGPNLEQEQLARAQNKKDIRFFGHRFLEIARGETKL is encoded by the coding sequence ATGAATCACCCCTTCAGAATTGGCTTAATCTATCAGGGCGGACGCAACTGGATTGGCGGGTCAATGTACGTCAAAAATATTATTCTGGCGTTAGCCAGTCTTCCCGATCAGGTAAAGTCAACTTTTGATATCTGCCTACTCTACAACGATGCACTCGATGCAGCCACTCGGCAGGAGCTAGAACCCCACATCAGCCAGTTTTATGACCTTGAGCAGGAGGTCAAGCCGATTACCCTGAAGAATCGTTTAATTTGGAAGTTTGAAAAGGAGGTCTTTCGGCAGCCCAATCCTCCATTTAATCCTGTGATGAAAAAAGGAAAGATTGATTTCCTGTATCCCACATCTGCCCCTACAAGAGAGCCGTTTGCTCTGCGCAGCTGCCCTTGGATACCTGATTTCCAGCATAAATATCTACCCCATCTGTTCTCAGAAGCTGAAATCGAAAGGCGCGACCGAGAACATAGTGCGATCGCGCGCCACAGCACTAGGGTCGTCCTCAGCAGCAAAGCCGCGGAGAGCGACTTTAAAAAGTTTTTCCCAACTTCGCAGACTAGGACTGAGGTGCTTCAGTTTAGAACGTCCCCCGCATCAAGCTGGTTTAGCGCCCATCCAGAAGAAATTCAGAAGAAATACTGCCTACCGGAGCGGTTCTTTCTGTTTAGCGGCCAATTTTGGCAGCACAAGAATCATCTGGTTGTCCTTGAGGCTCTGCAGGAGTTGCGATCGCAGGGCATTCAGCCCACCGTTGTGTGCACAGGCCATATCTACGACGACCGCAAACCCGAATACTTAGATCTTATTCTCCAAAAGATACACACCTACGGTCTATCCCAGCAATTTCTAGTATTGGGTCTAATTTCCCGCAGTGACCAAATACAGCTGATGCGGCGTTCCATTGCTGTATTGCAGCCCTCTTTGTTCGAGGGATGGAGCACAGTTGTTGAAGATGCCCGCTGCCTGGGCAAGCCAATGATTCTCTCCGACTTCCCCGTTCACGTGGAGCAAAATCCGCTCGGATGCGTTTTCTTTGGAAGAAGCAACTTTATGGAATTAGCAAATATCCTAGCCAAAGGCTGGCAAACTCTTTCATCCGGTCCCAACCTAGAGCAGGAACAATTAGCCAGAGCCCAAAACAAAAAAGACATTCGATTCTTTGGCCATCGTTTTCTTGAAATAGCCAGAGGTGAAACCAAGCTATAG
- a CDS encoding FkbM family methyltransferase translates to MTILKKLLRKAGLARTQNPAALEAALQRAAQRGTQVQTVIDIGASNGSWSKTARKFFPTAYCHLIEANSYHQPALATLKRSWEKIDFTVAAAGDSNGEIFFDGSDPFGGLASHDASRDSTAKVPVVTIDHIRSAHTLAPPFLLKLDTHGFEVPIFEGAKETLQETSLVVVETYNFKIAPASLRFHEICQYLEERGFRCVDICDPLFRPKDQALWQFDLFFEPASNSKFLDNTWS, encoded by the coding sequence ATGACAATTCTTAAAAAGCTGCTTAGAAAAGCGGGTCTAGCGAGAACTCAAAACCCCGCTGCTCTTGAAGCAGCTCTACAGCGAGCAGCTCAGCGAGGAACACAAGTCCAAACTGTTATTGATATTGGGGCCTCCAATGGCTCTTGGTCAAAAACCGCCAGAAAGTTCTTTCCCACGGCGTACTGCCATCTCATTGAGGCCAACTCTTATCATCAGCCTGCTTTAGCAACCCTCAAGAGAAGCTGGGAGAAGATCGACTTCACCGTGGCTGCCGCTGGTGATAGCAATGGCGAAATTTTCTTCGACGGTAGCGATCCTTTTGGCGGGTTAGCTTCTCACGATGCTTCCAGAGACAGCACAGCGAAAGTTCCCGTGGTTACCATTGACCACATCCGTAGCGCCCATACATTAGCGCCTCCCTTTCTTCTCAAGCTAGACACCCACGGTTTCGAGGTTCCTATTTTTGAAGGCGCTAAAGAAACGCTCCAAGAAACTAGCCTGGTTGTGGTTGAAACATACAACTTTAAAATCGCTCCCGCCAGCTTACGCTTCCACGAAATCTGTCAATATCTAGAGGAGAGAGGATTTCGGTGCGTTGATATTTGCGATCCGCTGTTTCGCCCCAAGGACCAGGCACTGTGGCAGTTTGATCTATTTTTTGAACCCGCCTCTAATTCCAAGTTTCTAGATAATACGTGGTCTTAA
- a CDS encoding glycosyltransferase family 2 protein produces MSSPFKLPKITIVTPSYNQAQYVGATIESVLSQNYPNLEYIVMDGGSTDGSWEVIKTYESGLHHCSSGPDQGQYDAINRGFHHGTGEIMAWLNSDDKYTPWAFQVVSEIFSTLPEVEWLTTLSPIVWSTSGAAAYCGHRGGYTRRGFMHGENILEARWSTLGTLQQESVFWRRSLWERAGGYVDTAYKLAADFELWARFFQHANLYTVESPLGGFRQHGNQRSVNQVQEYIEESRQILKRYDGQPAGAFKGAFKKVLKDYVRLPRSVRKLAVKLKLKDPHRLCVYSCSEQIWQVDEI; encoded by the coding sequence ATGAGCAGTCCGTTCAAGCTTCCCAAAATTACCATCGTTACCCCTTCGTATAATCAAGCCCAGTACGTAGGAGCCACTATCGAGAGCGTGCTGTCCCAAAACTATCCCAATCTGGAGTATATCGTTATGGATGGCGGTTCCACAGACGGCAGTTGGGAGGTGATCAAAACCTATGAGTCCGGTCTCCATCACTGCTCTAGCGGCCCTGACCAGGGGCAATACGATGCCATCAACAGAGGCTTTCATCACGGCACAGGCGAGATTATGGCCTGGCTCAACTCTGATGACAAATACACCCCCTGGGCCTTTCAGGTCGTCAGCGAGATTTTTAGCACTCTGCCGGAGGTGGAGTGGCTAACAACGCTATCTCCCATCGTCTGGTCTACCTCGGGAGCCGCAGCTTATTGCGGTCATCGAGGAGGCTACACCCGCCGCGGCTTCATGCACGGTGAAAATATCCTGGAAGCTCGCTGGTCTACCCTAGGGACACTCCAGCAGGAATCGGTTTTCTGGCGGCGATCCCTCTGGGAAAGAGCCGGGGGGTACGTGGATACAGCCTACAAGCTCGCTGCCGACTTCGAGCTCTGGGCTAGGTTCTTCCAGCACGCCAACTTATATACCGTCGAATCACCACTAGGCGGTTTTCGTCAGCACGGCAATCAAAGATCAGTGAACCAGGTACAGGAATACATCGAGGAATCAAGACAAATCCTAAAACGATATGATGGGCAACCAGCCGGAGCCTTTAAAGGGGCTTTCAAAAAAGTCCTAAAGGACTATGTCAGGCTCCCTCGCAGCGTCAGAAAATTGGCCGTAAAGCTCAAGCTGAAAGACCCCCACCGGCTCTGCGTTTACTCGTGTTCGGAGCAGATTTGGCAGGTTGATGAGATATGA
- a CDS encoding glycosyltransferase family 2 protein, whose amino-acid sequence MTTYRSVYIIIPVHNRKAITLKCLEALEGTGDLYRCSVVVVDDGSTDGTYDAVQTRFPSTLLLRGDGNLWWTGAIKKGMEFAYAQGASHFIWLNDDTLPLEGSLSLLIETCTQDPQKIVTAQCYSSADFREPTYGGQIKQWFSVQLLSVPEGERAACDCLSGNLVCLPRSVVDQIGYPPSHKLPQCLADIVYTWEAKKGGYQLEILGDAKAICEFNPLEQGWSYNPMPMIKHWQRMKTPKSNLYPPAYWNYCTSFYGFLAPIPFITIYIKLLIFTVARCFLPPASLKKLKAFKNQWLRSL is encoded by the coding sequence ATGACAACTTACCGCTCTGTTTACATCATCATTCCAGTTCACAATCGTAAGGCGATCACCCTTAAGTGTTTGGAAGCACTAGAAGGTACGGGTGATTTATATCGTTGCTCCGTTGTGGTTGTGGATGATGGCTCGACCGACGGCACCTATGATGCAGTACAAACCCGCTTTCCTAGCACTCTCCTCTTGAGAGGAGATGGCAATCTATGGTGGACAGGGGCTATTAAAAAAGGGATGGAGTTTGCCTACGCACAAGGGGCGAGCCACTTTATTTGGCTCAATGACGATACCTTACCCCTAGAAGGCAGTCTTTCCCTTCTGATAGAGACTTGTACTCAAGATCCGCAAAAAATCGTCACAGCCCAGTGTTACAGTTCTGCTGACTTTCGGGAACCTACGTATGGCGGGCAGATCAAACAATGGTTTTCCGTTCAGCTATTATCTGTACCGGAGGGTGAGCGGGCAGCATGTGACTGCTTGAGCGGTAACCTTGTGTGTCTGCCACGCTCAGTCGTTGATCAAATTGGGTATCCGCCTAGTCACAAACTGCCGCAATGCCTTGCGGATATTGTCTATACCTGGGAAGCCAAGAAAGGTGGATATCAGTTAGAAATATTAGGCGACGCTAAAGCCATTTGTGAATTTAACCCTTTAGAACAAGGGTGGAGCTATAACCCTATGCCTATGATTAAGCACTGGCAGAGGATGAAAACCCCAAAATCCAACCTTTATCCACCTGCCTACTGGAACTACTGCACAAGCTTTTATGGATTCTTAGCACCTATTCCCTTCATCACAATCTATATAAAGCTACTTATTTTTACTGTCGCTCGCTGTTTTTTGCCTCCTGCCTCTTTGAAAAAGCTCAAAGCTTTCAAGAATCAGTGGCTCCGCTCATTGTAA
- a CDS encoding glycosyltransferase family 1 protein: MLSADINAAFDCSILGMGYINPKARTGVFRAVEQTLLALLEQPKLNLHLVSFNNELSSWSSLGTKLYLQEHQIRSKQSELVLGSSWEEVYLKYPVLMQKYVLENLQLFEILRKAIVAMQIPFDKVANLSQRHLPKIENWQIYHSPYFPLPENIKAANIPRILTIYDLAPILYPTLCSKRTVQQFNRIIASIDIHRDWIVCISEATKRDFCEYTGMSSDRVFVASLAASTRFQPIPPSDAARQVLNHYNIADAPYLLSLATLEPRKNLKFLIRCFSKLILENPSIDLQLVLVGISGWKNKGIFQEAKTRPELAERIVFTGFLPDQDLSTIYSGALAFAYPSLYEGFGLPPLEAMRCGVPVITSNVSSLPEVVGDAGIMIDPTDEEAMCQAILNLVNSNTLRQSLAQRGLARAEQFSWARCAEETSKVYQVSISSQDRS, encoded by the coding sequence ATGCTTTCTGCCGACATAAATGCTGCATTTGACTGTTCTATTTTAGGAATGGGATATATCAATCCTAAAGCGAGAACAGGTGTTTTTCGAGCTGTCGAACAAACTCTGCTAGCCCTGCTTGAGCAGCCTAAACTCAATTTGCACCTTGTTAGTTTTAACAATGAGTTAAGTTCCTGGAGTAGCCTCGGGACAAAGCTTTATTTACAGGAGCATCAGATTAGATCGAAGCAATCTGAGCTAGTCTTAGGGTCCTCCTGGGAGGAGGTTTACCTAAAATATCCTGTCCTGATGCAAAAGTACGTTCTAGAGAATCTTCAGCTTTTTGAGATTCTCCGTAAGGCTATCGTGGCGATGCAGATTCCATTTGATAAAGTAGCAAATCTTTCACAGCGACATCTGCCAAAGATCGAAAACTGGCAAATTTACCACTCACCCTATTTTCCCTTACCAGAGAACATAAAAGCAGCTAACATCCCCAGAATCTTAACTATTTACGACCTTGCCCCTATTCTCTACCCTACGCTGTGCTCAAAGCGAACTGTACAGCAGTTTAATCGCATCATCGCGAGCATTGATATTCACCGCGATTGGATAGTCTGTATTTCAGAAGCAACAAAGCGAGATTTTTGTGAGTATACAGGTATGAGCTCGGATCGGGTATTTGTTGCCTCGTTAGCAGCATCTACCAGATTTCAACCGATTCCGCCTTCGGACGCAGCCCGACAGGTACTAAACCACTACAACATTGCCGATGCTCCGTACCTACTCAGCTTAGCGACGCTAGAACCCCGCAAAAATCTAAAGTTTCTAATTCGATGCTTCTCCAAGCTAATTCTGGAAAATCCTTCGATAGACCTTCAGCTGGTTTTAGTAGGTATTAGTGGCTGGAAAAACAAGGGAATCTTCCAAGAGGCCAAAACCCGTCCCGAATTAGCCGAACGCATTGTTTTTACTGGTTTCTTACCTGACCAAGATCTTAGTACTATTTACAGTGGTGCTCTTGCATTCGCCTATCCCTCGCTGTACGAAGGCTTTGGGCTGCCACCTTTAGAAGCTATGCGTTGCGGTGTTCCAGTCATCACCTCCAACGTCAGCTCTTTACCAGAAGTCGTTGGGGATGCAGGCATTATGATCGATCCTACAGATGAAGAGGCGATGTGTCAGGCTATTTTGAACCTAGTTAACAGCAACACCCTCAGACAGTCACTTGCTCAAAGAGGTTTGGCAAGAGCTGAGCAATTCAGCTGGGCCCGCTGTGCGGAAGAAACAAGCAAGGTTTATCAAGTTTCTATCAGTAGCCAGGATAGATCATGA
- a CDS encoding glycosyltransferase family 4 protein: MKLLYTLTAYPPAIGGAQLHQHLLAQQFQSQHDVQVVSFWNQNRTDWLLGTTLRAHQRPHNYVIDQVPVHRMGFSPREKLQMLPWLPLYYPLMSKALPPVAQIIVNQLKPFVQEADLIHNVRIGREGLTYASWQTARQHDIPFVLTPVHHPRWVGWRYRAYNELYRQADAVITLTPSEKQTLMSLGVREERIHVTGHAPILNTEANGDEFRQKYGVKEPIVLFLGQFYGYKGYQQVLEATSLVWQQQPDTHFFFIGPPVEQSEQVFVEYRDPRIYRLGAVSAAEKTDALAACDLLCVPSMQESFGGVYTEAWSLGKPVIGGRIPAIADVVTEGQDGFLVDQQPKEIADRILYLLTHSTEATAMGQAGKAKVTANFTWPKLAQKTLSVYQSVLAG; this comes from the coding sequence ATGAAACTGCTTTATACATTGACAGCCTATCCTCCGGCCATTGGAGGTGCACAGCTACATCAGCACTTACTGGCTCAACAATTCCAGTCGCAGCACGATGTTCAAGTCGTGAGCTTTTGGAACCAAAACCGCACAGATTGGCTGTTGGGAACAACATTGAGAGCCCATCAGCGCCCCCACAACTATGTCATTGACCAGGTTCCCGTTCACCGTATGGGCTTCTCCCCCAGAGAGAAACTGCAAATGCTGCCCTGGCTTCCGCTCTACTACCCTCTGATGTCTAAGGCACTGCCACCTGTTGCTCAGATCATTGTCAATCAACTCAAACCCTTCGTCCAGGAAGCCGATCTGATTCACAACGTCCGCATTGGCCGAGAAGGGCTTACCTACGCCTCTTGGCAAACCGCCCGACAGCATGACATTCCCTTTGTGCTAACGCCAGTTCACCATCCTCGATGGGTTGGCTGGCGCTATCGGGCCTATAACGAGCTTTACCGGCAGGCAGATGCAGTCATCACCCTGACCCCTTCCGAAAAACAAACCCTGATGTCTTTGGGCGTTCGAGAAGAGCGTATTCATGTCACCGGACATGCACCTATTCTAAACACTGAGGCCAATGGTGACGAATTTCGTCAGAAGTATGGGGTGAAAGAGCCCATTGTTCTGTTTTTAGGGCAGTTTTATGGCTACAAGGGCTACCAGCAGGTATTGGAGGCCACATCTCTGGTTTGGCAGCAGCAGCCTGACACTCACTTTTTCTTCATCGGCCCGCCCGTTGAGCAATCTGAGCAAGTCTTTGTAGAGTATCGGGATCCCCGCATTTATAGATTAGGAGCCGTTAGCGCGGCAGAAAAGACAGATGCCCTTGCAGCCTGCGACCTGCTCTGTGTGCCCTCCATGCAAGAAAGCTTTGGCGGCGTCTACACCGAAGCCTGGAGCCTAGGTAAACCTGTTATCGGCGGGCGCATTCCCGCTATTGCCGATGTGGTCACTGAAGGGCAAGATGGGTTTCTCGTTGATCAGCAGCCCAAGGAGATTGCCGATCGTATCCTTTACCTGCTCACCCATTCAACAGAAGCTACAGCAATGGGCCAAGCTGGAAAAGCTAAAGTCACAGCCAACTTCACCTGGCCTAAATTAGCCCAAAAAACGTTAAGTGTTTACCAGAGCGTTTTAGCGGGGTAG
- a CDS encoding class I SAM-dependent methyltransferase produces the protein MSNRTKAWSRWISGAASSSFLFNGARAIWEKNKSNGQLHLSKSQKALVGAYLVLNDFAEGKFPPTFEDQQKLYEDEIDFTLMWPGLSAEESFEVAQSKPFWFGRWGIQYLSDFLEITRYLEKLGLNPPKKLVEIGCGTGWLSEFLAIMGFEVIGTTLSPYDITAANCRVESLKTKGIHKQLNFCQAPMETVDKSLKAEDLATFDGVFVYEALHHAYSWQETIQACFRCLKPGGWLLICAEPNLMHTVISYRVSILTKTHEIGFNRRMLIAYLKKTGFSKHKILKNQFAFGVKSIWLAAQK, from the coding sequence ATGAGTAATAGAACAAAAGCCTGGTCACGATGGATTTCGGGGGCAGCCTCAAGCTCATTTTTGTTCAACGGAGCAAGGGCCATTTGGGAGAAAAACAAAAGCAATGGTCAGCTGCACCTTTCTAAATCCCAGAAGGCGCTGGTTGGAGCGTACCTTGTTCTGAATGATTTCGCTGAAGGTAAGTTTCCTCCCACCTTTGAGGATCAGCAAAAGCTTTATGAAGATGAGATAGACTTCACCTTAATGTGGCCTGGACTCTCAGCGGAGGAGTCGTTTGAAGTCGCCCAAAGCAAACCTTTTTGGTTTGGGCGATGGGGAATTCAGTACTTGTCTGACTTTCTTGAAATTACTCGTTATCTGGAGAAGTTAGGGCTTAATCCACCCAAGAAACTGGTAGAGATTGGCTGTGGTACAGGCTGGCTGTCTGAATTTTTGGCAATCATGGGATTTGAAGTTATTGGAACGACATTGTCCCCCTATGATATTACGGCGGCTAACTGCAGGGTCGAAAGTTTGAAGACTAAGGGTATCCATAAACAACTCAACTTCTGTCAAGCTCCTATGGAGACTGTGGATAAAAGCTTAAAGGCTGAAGATCTGGCAACCTTTGATGGTGTTTTTGTGTATGAAGCTTTACATCATGCTTACAGTTGGCAGGAGACGATTCAAGCCTGCTTTAGGTGCTTAAAACCAGGTGGCTGGCTATTAATTTGTGCAGAGCCTAATTTGATGCACACGGTCATTTCTTATCGAGTGAGTATCTTGACAAAGACACATGAAATTGGCTTTAACCGAAGGATGCTAATTGCTTATCTTAAAAAGACTGGTTTTTCTAAGCACAAAATACTTAAAAACCAGTTTGCCTTTGGCGTTAAATCTATTTGGCTGGCTGCTCAGAAATGA